A single window of Drosophila suzukii chromosome 3, CBGP_Dsuzu_IsoJpt1.0, whole genome shotgun sequence DNA harbors:
- the Muc91C gene encoding nascent polypeptide-associated complex subunit alpha, muscle-specific form yields MRVQLFGVIAVAIVAVSVVRDVGAEPPVNNAYLPPSSPQRPSSKYGAPPASSYLPPASGPAPSFNSAPSSSYAAPSLSASSGGPYPAPAPRPSSSYGPPASRPSSSYGPPPSRPSQSYGPPPQAKKPHHRRPSSSYGPPRPAPPSQSYGAPPSSSYGPPKSAPPSQSYGAPPSSSYGPPKSAPPSQSYGAPAPPSSKYGPPKSAPSSSYGAPRPAPPSSSYGAPAPPSSSYGAPAPPSSSYGAPAPPSSSYGAPAPPSSSYGAPAPPSKSYGAPAPPSSSYGAPAAPPSSSYGAPAPPSKSYGAPAPPSSSYGAPAPPSPSYGAPAPPSKSYGAPAPPSSSYGAPAAPSSSYGPPKSAPAPPSSSYGAPPQAPTSSYLPPASRPSKPSSNYGAPSLSSFVPSVSAPSTNYGAPSKTQSLGSSGYSSGPSSSYDAPVAPPSSSYGAPSSSFQPISPPSSSYGAPSSGSGSSFSAAPSFSKGSSGGGSSYHSAPSSSYSAPSSSSNSGGSYPSAPSSSYSAPSSSSNSGGPYASAPSSSYSAPSSGSNSGGPYAAAPSSSYSAPSASANSGGSYPSAPSSSYSAPSSGSNSGGPYPAAPSSSYSAPSSNSGGPYPSAPSSSYSAPSSSSSSGGPYPAAPSSSYSAPSSGSNSGGPYPSAPSSSYSAPSSGSNSGGSYPSAPSSSYSAPSPSSNSGGSYPAAPSNSYSAPASPPSSSYGAPASGPSSSYSAPSSSYGAPSTGSGSSSFSSSHSSSSSSSGSYPSAPSSSYGAPSAGSSLNFPSGPSSSYSAPPAGGSSSSGPYPSAPAQDSGYEYNAPSQVPETIQQGYSADGGYTYRKK; encoded by the coding sequence CAGCTTTTCGGAGTCATCGCCGTGGCCATCGTGGCCGTTTCTGTGGTCCGCGATGTTGGAGCAGAGCCGCCGGTGAACAACGCCTACTTGCCGCCCAGTTCGCCCCAGCGCCCCTCCTCCAAGTACGGTGCCCCACCCGCCAGTTCATACCTTCCACCCGCCTCCGGACCTGCTCCATCATTTAATTCTGCTCCCTCCAGCAGCTATGCAGCTCCATCGCTGAGCGCTTCTTCGGGTGGCCCTTACCCGGCACCTGCTCCACGCCCCTCAAGCTCCTATGGACCGCCTGCCTCTCGTCCCTCGTCCAGCTATGGCCCTCCGCCCAGTCGGCCCAGCCAGTCGTACGGACCACCACCACAGGCCAAGAAGCCACACCATCGTCGCCCATCCTCCAGCTACGGACCTCCAAGGCCCGCTCCGCCTTCGCAGAGCTATGGTGCCCCACCATCTTCTAGCTATGGACCACCAAAGTCTGCTCCACCCTCCCAGAGTTATGGTGCCCCACCATCTTCTAGCTATGGACCACCAAAGTCTGCTCCACCCTCCCAGAGTTATGGTGCCCCTGCTCCACCTTCTAGCAAGTACGGACCACCCAAGTCGGCGCCATCTTCGAGCTACGGAGCTCCCAGACCCGCACCTCCTTCATCGTCGTATGGAGCTCCTGCACCACCATCATCGTCCTATGGAGCTCCCGCCCCACCATCATCTTCTTATGGAGCTCCTGCCCCTCCATCGTCTTCTTATGGAGCACCTGCCCCGCCTTCCTCATCTTATGGAGCCCCTGCACCACCATCTAAGTCTTATGgagctcctgctcctccttctTCATCCTATGGAGCACCAGCCGCGCCACCATCTTCATCATATGGAGCTCCTGCACCACCCTCCAAGTCTTATGGAGCACCTGCCCCACCATCGTCGTCCTACGGAGCACCTGCTCCGCCATCCCCATCTTATGGAGCCCCAGCACCGCCATCGAAGTCTTATGGAGCCCCCGCTCCACCATCTTCCTCTTATGGAGCACCTGCTGCACCCTCTTCCTCCTATGGACCACCCAAGTCTGCGCCCGCACCACCCTCTTCCAGCTATGGAGCACCACCTCAAGCTCCTACCAGCTCCTACCTGCCACCTGCATCGCGTCCATCAAAGCCCTCTTCCAACTATGGAGCACCCAGTCTGAGCAGCTTTGTGCCCTCGGTTTCAGCGCCATCGACCAACTACGGAGCACCTTCAAAGACTCAGAGCCTGGGCAGCAGTGGTTACTCCTCTGGACCTTCCTCGTCCTACGATGCACCCGTGGCACCGCCATCGTCTTCCTATGGAGCTCCCTCCTCCTCGTTCCAGCCCATCTCTCCGCCCTCGTCTAGCTACGGAGCTCCCAGCAGCGGATCAGGATCTAGCTTCTCGGCAGCTCCTTCATTCAGCAAGGGTTCCAGTGGTGGAGGTTCCTCCTACCACTCTGCACCATCTAGCTCCTATTCAGCTCCTAGTTCGAGCTCAAACAGTGGAGGATCTTATCCCTCGGCACCTTCATCATCCTATTCTGCCCCCAGTTCGAGCTCAAACAGTGGTGGACCTTACGCCTCCGCACCGTCGTCTTCTTACTCGGCACCTAGCTCTGGCTCCAACAGTGGTGGACCTTACGCTGCTGCTCCATCCTCCTCGTACTCCGCACCCAGTGCCTCTGCCAACAGTGGAGGATCTTATCCCTCGGCACCCTCATCATCTTACTCGGCACCCAGCTCGGGATCGAACAGTGGTGGACCCTACCCCGCAGCTCCTTCATCCTCGTACTCGGCACCCTCTTCAAACAGTGGAGGACCTTACCCATCAGCACCCTCATCTTCATACTCCGCACCCAGCTCTAGCTCTAGCTCCGGTGGACCCTATCCTGCTGCTCCTTCATCTTCGTACTCGGCACCCTCTTCCGGCTCGAACAGTGGAGGACCCTACCCATCAGCTCCCTCGTCTTCGTACTCGGCTCCATCTTCCGGTTCGAACAGTGGAGGATCTTACCCATCGGCACCCTCTTCCTCTTACTCCGCACCCAGCCCGAGCTCCAATAGTGGAGGATCCTACCCTGCAGCACCATCCAACTCTTACTCGGCACCGGCCTCTCCGCCATCTTCATCGTATGGAGCACCTGCTTCAGGACCTTCCTCCTCGTACAGCGCTCCCTCCTCCTCCTACGGAGCTCCCTCCACCGGATCGGGTTCCAGCTCGTTCTCGTCCAGCCATTCGtcatcctcctcctcctcgggcAGCTACCCCTCTGCTCCGTCCAGCTCCTATGGAGCTCCATCGGCCGGTTCTTCCCTGAACTTCCCCAGCGGTCCCTCGTCCAGCTACAGTGCTCCCCCCGCCGGTGGATCCTCCAGCTCGGGACCCTACCCCAGTGCTCCAGCCCAGGACTCCGGCTACGAGTACAATGCACCCAGCCAGGTGCCCGAGACCATTCAGCAGGGTTACAGTGCCGACGGTGGCTACACTTACCGCAAGAAGTGA